Sequence from the Pontibacter pudoricolor genome:
TACCTTAAAAACCCTGCAAAGTCTAAAACTATAGTTTCGGCCAAGCCTGCCGCTACACCAAAGCCAGCTGCTAAACCGGCATCCAAGCAAACTATAGCCGCGCCAGCAACATCGGCGGTTAGCACGTCAGCCTCTGCCTCGCCAAAGCCAACTACTGCAGCCAGTAAAACAAAACAACGCGTATTGGTCGTGCCTTTCGATCCGCACCTTTACTTCTCGGATGCTGATGAAGAGATTGCACGCGAGTCTAAAATTCCGCGCCAGGATGTACGCTATGCTTTCCGGAACCGCCTGAATGCCATGCTGGCCCCGGATGGCTACGAAACCATACATTTGCTGGGGGGAGTTTACCGCGACAGCGTAAGCGAACTGAGCAGACTGTACAAATCACTGAGCTATAGTTACCAGGATAACAAGAAATCAAGGTACAACACGCAGCCGGAAGTGGAAGAGCAGAAAGGTGGCGTGCTGAACTGGGTAAATAACCAGAAAGAAAAGCTGGGAGCGGAGAAAGAGACCGGACCGATGCCTGCTTCAAAAGATCCGAACAAGCATTTTGGAGTGAAGGTAAAAGACCCGCAGTTCTATAGTTACTTCAACAACCAGTATGGCATTGATTATTACGTGTTCATCAACCAGTTTGAGGTTAAGACTAACTACGAGCATTGCCTGGACAGAGCAGCCCTGAACTATGAGCGCGATTTCCTGGTTCATTATTCGATCTATAACAACAAAGGCGAACTGGTGTCGGGCAATAAGGTAAAAGTGCCCTATCACTCCAGCATGAACGATGTGCAGCGTATCGTTAGCGATAACATGCCGAATATGGCGCAGCGCGTACTGGCCGACCTGCCGCCTTCTCACAGGTAATTACAACTATGAACTATAAATTTTTACTGATAGCTATAGTGTGCCTTCTGGCAAGTACGGTAACTATGGCCCACGACTATCACGCCAGCATTACCGATATCAAGTTTAACCCGCGTACGCAAAGCCTGCAGATAGCTGTTAAGGTATTTACCGATGACCTGGAAACTGCCCTTTCGAAAAGAAGCAAGACTAAAGTAAGCTACGACCCGGCGTCAGAAACTATAAAACAACAGCTGGCCAGTTACATGGCGGCAAACATGAAGTTTGAGCTGGCAAAAGGCAAGCCACTGAAGCAGCATTTTGTAGGCTCTGAAGAGGATGCTGACGTAGTGTGGGTTTACTTTGAAGTGCCTGTGCAGCAGGCCACGCTCTCGCAACTATACATCCAGAACGCGGTGCTTACAGAGCTTTTTGATGACCAGATGAATATCGTGAACCTGGACTATAAAGGTAATATGCACAGCATGCTGTTTCAGAAAAGCGAAACCGGTAAAAAGCTGACGTTCTAATGCCGGCTGCTCCTGAAAAAGGAGTTTACCTCGTATAGTACTCCCAGTAAGATAACAGCAAACAGGTTTCCGGTTAGAAAAGGAATAACCAGCTTTTCGAGATCGCTAAGCCCTAAGCGGGGTGGCAGCGCCAGTAGCATAAATACTGCCCCTATAAAACCGATAAATACCCAGTAAGGTAACCAGGAGAACCAGTTAGAACGCTTTACTGCTATAGTTGGCAGCGTGCTGAGGTACCAGCCAATAGCTGCAAGGCCAACAAACGTGCTGGTGTGCTGGATAACCCGTGAAAGCGGCAACTCTATAAAGCCCAGCGAAACAGGTGTTAACAGGAAACTATAGTTGCGGACGAAGTATTCGTTGGAGTGTGTAAAGCTATCCCAGAAAAGGTGCGTGAAAGAGCCTATGAGTACTGAAATGGCAAAAATGTGTCCGTTCCTTAACAAGTATCTTCCGATCTTTACAGGCTTTACAGCCGATGCCCGCTCCCTTAAATATTCCGGCAGATTAGTAATTGCCTGCTCCCGCACCAGCACATGAAAAACGACAGCCAATACTATAGCCATCGGCAGGTTGAAAATAAAAAGTCCTTTTAAGGAATGGCTGAGCGTGCCGTAGCTGCGATATGGTAAAAAGTAAGCAAAATCAGGGGCAATACTGCCAACTATAAGCCCGGTGGTTGAGAACCAACGGCTTTTCAGACGTAGCAGGGGTAAAATAAGAGCAGGGTGAGCGGCTGTAAAAGGCATACCGTTGTAACGCTTTATCGGCCGTTTCTGTCTAACTTTTCAGGTTTAATTACTTTAAATTCTACGCGGCGGTTTATGCGGCGGTCATCTTCAGTCTTTTCTTCGCGTAGCGGTTTGGTGCTGCCAAACCCAAACGATTCTATACGGCCGTGCCCGATGTTCCCCTGTTCTTCAATATATTTTCGGATGGCATCTGCACGGTCCTGCGAGAGGGCAAGGTTAAACTCGGGGTTGCCGGCAGCATCCGTGTGGCCGGAAATCTCCAGTTTAAAGGTTGGATGATCTATCAGGAAGAGCGCCACTTCGTCCAGGATCGGTTTCATCTCTTCTTTTATATCAGACTGGGCCTGGTCGAATTCAATGTTCCTGAAAACCATAGGTACACTATAGTCTATCAGCGTCGTCATGATCTGGAATACGGTATCCTGCTGCAGTGATATCTCCCTTTCTATCGTAAAGAAATCCGGGCTCTGGATCAGCATCATGTACTTGGTGTTATCGATCAGGTCGAACTCGAAAGTGCCGTCCGGGCGAATGTATTTGGAAGATATTTCGATGCCATTTTCCAGGTCGATAACGGAGATAATGCCCGAAAGCGGTTTGTTGCTTACAGAGTCTAAAAGCGTTCCTTCTATCTTGGTTACGGCCAGCGGGTGTGCTTCCATTGGCAACGGAAAAGAGAAAAGATCGAGGTTATGCAGGTCGCTGGCTTCGGAGCGGGCATAATACAGGTTCTTCGATTTAGAGTCGATGGCAAAATAATATTCGCTGCCACGGCCATTTACCAAAGGCCCGATGTTACGCGGTTCCTGCCATTGCCCGCCTACACGGTATGTTTTATAGATGTCGAAATCGCCGAAATTGTATAGTTGTCCGCGTGAGCTGAAATATAAAACCTGGTAAAGCGGGTGGAAGAACGGGCTTACTTCACTTTCGCGGGTGTTTATCACAGGCCCGGCATTTTCGGCTTTCTGCCACTCGCCTTTCTTGTTTTTATAAGTATAGTAGATGTCGGATAAGCCAAAACCGCCCAGCCTGTCAGAGGCAAAGTAAATAGTGTCTTCGCTGGCTGTTAAAGTTGGCTGCGAGTCCCAGGAGGATGAATTTACGCCAGCCCCAAGGTTCTTGATGTTTCCCCAGGTGCCATCGGCCTGCTTGGTGGCCACATAAATATCGCAGTTACCAAAACCGTCCGGCGATTCGCAACGGGCAAAGTAAAGGGTGTTGCCATCGCGGCTCAGGCAGGCCGATCCCTCGTTGTAAATACTGTTAATGGGTTTACCAAAAGATTGCGCCGCCTCCCAGTAACCATTTTCCTGGCGGGAGTAAAACAGGTCTTCGTTGGCGCGGCCGTTTATGCCTTGTGTGTTGCGCTGCGAAGTAAAGATCAGAACCTCGTCTTCAGAATTTATAGTTGGGCCGTAATCTTCGAAAGGCGAGTTGATGGCATTGCCCATGTTCAGGTATACGCCTTTGGGCGGCTGAAATGAAGCGACAGACTTACGGTATTCTACGAGCTCATAATAATAGTTAAGCGGCACATAGTAGTCTTTGGTGTTTTGCTCCAGCGAGTCGTAGTAAGAATACACACGGCGAACATCGGAACGGTGATGTTTGAGCACCAGGCGGTAAAGCGCTTTGGCTTTATCGGCCTGACCTTGTTTTTCTAGCAGCTGGCCGAGGCGCCAGATGAGCGGAGTATCTTTGTAAAAGTTTTCAATGCCGAAGTTGTTTACATATGCTTCGAGCAGGGGAAGCACTTCGTTATAGCGGCGTTTCTTTTCAAGCTTTTGTATTGCCGAAAGTTTTTTCTCGTCGTGGTAGTAAGGTATTTTGTTCAGGTTCGGGAAAGTGATCTGTACTTCCTGTTTCGGGGCTTTTTTATGCACCTTTATACCTGGCTCATTATCAAGGGGAATATGTTTATACTCCTGTGCCAGGCAGATTACCGGTACAAGTATAAAAAATAACACCAGCAGGTATGATCTATTCATTTTCCATCTTGTTTTTACCTGATGCTCAAAGATATTAATTTTGAGCTATATTTTTGTAATGAAATAGCTGAGATGTCATTTTATTTTGGGCAAAATACCTGATATCTTTAAAGCCTACTATTGCTGCAGGGAACTATAGTTGGCACAAGTCTTGACTATAGTACTGCAATTCAAAAAAGGCCATATGTGTGGCTTTTTTATGTCATTCTGGCATTGACACAAAACATGAAGTATACTTTGAACAACTTTCTGCATAACCTTTTACTTAGCTCAACTTCAGAGAACGAAAACGAAGAGCTGATTCCGATTATAACAACAGACCCTGAAGAAGAAATACCTGCAGAGGAATTGCCAACCGAACTGCCAATACTTGCAGTCCGGAACACGGTGCTTTTCCCTGGCGTAGTACTGCCAATTACTGTTAGCCGCAAAAAATCAGTGCGGTTAGTGCGCAAGGCTTATAAAGGCGATAAAACTATCGGGGTAGTAGCCCAGAAAAATACGAATGCCGATGATCCGTCGCCGGAAGACCTGTTTAATGTAGGTACGGTTGCCCGAATCTTAAAGGTGCTTGTGCTGCCGGATGGCAATACAACTATCATTATACAGGGGCACAGCCGTTTTCAGATAGATGAGATAATTCAGGAAGACCCTTACCTGACGGCACGTGTTAGCTACTGCAAAGAGACCAACCTTAACAAGAAGAACAAGGAGGTAAAGGCGCTGGTACAATCGCTGAAAGATGCGGCTGCCAAAATACTGAAACTGAACCCTGAAATACCACAGGAAGCACAGGTTGCTTTAGATAATATTGACAGCCCGAGCTTTCTGACGCATTTCCTGTCGAGTAACCTGAACGTGGAAGTGGCTCAGAAGCAGCAGCTTCTGGAAGTGAATGACGGGACCGAACGAGGTACACAATTGCTGCAGCTTATGTTGCGCGAAGTGCAGTTGCTGGAACTGAAGCAGGAGATCCATACCAAAGTACACACTGATATAGACCAGCAGCAGCGCGACTATTTCCTGCGCCAGCAGATAAAAGTACTGCAGGATGAACTTGGTCAGGAGAGCCCGGACCAGGAAATTGAGCGTTTCAGAGATCGTGCCGCCAAAAAGAAATGGCCTGAGGCAGTTGCCAAACATTTTAAGAAAGAGATAGATAAGCTGGCCCGCCTTAACCCGCAGGCTGCCGAATACCCGGTTGCGGTAAACTATATCGAGTTCCTGCTGGACCTGCCGTGGGAAGACTATACCAAGGATAATTTTAACCTGAAGCGTACCAAAAAGATACTCGACGCAGACCATTACGGCTTAGAGAAAGTAAAGGAACGCATCCTGGAATACCTTGCTGTTCTGAAACTGAAAAACGACATGAAGGCGCCTATCCTTTGCCTTTACGGACCTCCGGGAGTTGGTAAAACATCACTGGGTCGTTCTATAGCTACTGCCTTAGGTCGTAAATATGTCAGAATGTCACTGGGTGGGGTTAGAGACGAAGCAGAAATTCGTGGCCACAGAAGAACGTATGTGGGCGCTATGCCGGGCAAGATCATCAGCCAGATTAAAAAAGTAGGCTCGGGTAACCCGGTTATCATCCTGGATGAGATCGATAAACTGGCATCCGATTTCCGTGGCGACCCGTCATCGGCGTTGCTGGAGGTGCTGGACCCGGAGCAGAACCATACCTTTATGGATAACTACCTGGATGTGGAGTATGACCTGTCCAAGGTTCTTTTCATAGCTACTGCCAATTCACTGGACACGATACAGCCAGCCCTGCGCGACCGTATGGAGATTATCGAGCTGACTGGCTATACGATGGAGGAAAAGCTGGAAATAGCCAGGCGCCACCTGGTACCAAAGCAGATAAAAGACCACGGCCTGGAAGAAGCAGATGTGAAGCTGCCAAAAGCTACGTTGCAGAAACTGATCGAAGATTATACCCGCGAATCCGGGGTGAGAAGTCTGGAACGTAAAATAGGCCAGTTGGTTCGTAATACGGCTAAGCTGAAGGCGATGGAAGAGAAATACAACACGACCATTAAGCCGGAAGATGTGGTAAAGATCATGGGTTCTGAGATCTTCGATAAAGAGATTTACCAGGATTTCAGTACAGCCGGCGTAGTTACAGGCCTGGCCTGGACCTCGGTTGGTGGCGACATCCTTTTTGTGGAATCGATCCTGAGCAAAGGAAAAGGAAAACTTACGTTGTCCGGTCAGTTGGGTGATGTGATGAAGGAGTCGGCTGTTACGGCGCTGTCGCATTTAAAGGCACATTACCAGTTGTTGGATATCGATTACCGCGTTTTCGACCAGTACGATCTGCATATTCACTTCCCGGAAGGCGCTGTTCCAAAAGACGGCCCGTCGGCAGGTATTGCTATTTTTACGTCTATAGCCTCGGTTTATACCCAGCGTAAAGTGCGCTCCAAACTGGCCATGACCGGTGAGATCACGCTTCGTGGCAAGGTATTGCCGGTTGGTGGAATTAAAGAGAAAATTCTGGCTGCCAAGCGTGCTGGCATTACCGATGTGATCCTGTGTCAGAAAAACCGCAAAGATATAAACGAGATACCGGAGCAGTACATTAAAGGCCTGACCATACACTATGTAGACCGCGTGGAAGAAGTTATGAAGATCGCCCTACTAAAAGAAAAAGTAAAGCACCCACTGGACCTGACTGTAACCGAAGACAAAAAAGTGGAGGTTGAGTAAGTATTAATTGTTAAATTGTTAGATGGTTTAATTGTTGACTTGCAGTATAGACTCTATCAGTTGCGTCTTTAACATTGCTGAACTCAACAATCAACAATTTAGCAATTCAGCCATCCAACCATTAAGCGTAATATGAGATCACAGGCTGCCCTTTTACTTTGTTTGCTGCTGAGCTTTCCGCTTGCGGCACAGGTAGGAGGGCAGCGTGGTTTTACACACCTGGAGTTGCCTGCCAGTGCCAAACAGGCGGCTCTCGGAACTATAAATGTGAGCGCATTTGGGCACGATGTGAACATGGTAGCCGCCAACCCTGCCTTGCTGAACGCGGAGATGGACCGTCAACTGAGTTTGAGCTATGTGGGTTACCTGGCGGATATCAAACAAAGTACTATAGCTTATGCTTTTAACCACGAAAAGCTGGGGCGCTGGGCGGCAACTATAAACTACCTGAACTATGGCGATTTTGTGCAGCGCGACGCAACCGGCATGGAAGAAGGCAACTTTACCATTAATGATTATACGCTCAGTTTAACCCACGCCCGTCAGGCCGAGGCTTTTACCATAGGAGCTACTGCAAAATTTGCGGTTTCAAGTATGGCTGGTAACAAAGCGGTTGGATTGCTGGCTGATGTCGGTGGTTTGTTCAAACATCCGGAACGTGATCTTACAGTTGGTCTGGCTTTTAAGAACATCGGTTACCAGGTAAAACCATTTGATGACGGTGAGCGGCAGGCGATGCCTTTTGATGCGCAACTGGGAGCCAGCTACAAACCGGAACATATGCCGGTGCGGCTCTCCGTTACTGCACACCATCTTTACCAGTTCGACGTTGTATATCTGGACCCGAATACCAAAGGCCGCTTAGATGCGAATGGGAATGAGATAAAAGAGGAGAAAACAACAGGGGATAAGATAGCGCGGCATTTTGTAGTTGGCACAGAGTTTATTTTCAGTAAAAATTTCCAGTTACGTGCCGGCTATAACCATTTACGCCGTAAAGAACTCAGGTTGCAAAACAAAGCAGGTAGTGCAGGGTTTTCGTTGGGAGCCATGCTGCGGGTCCGGGCTTTTGAGCTGAACTATAGCAGTGCTTTCTACCACCCGTCGGGCGCAGGCCATTACGTAACTATAAGCACCGATACCGGCACTTTGCTGAAACGTAAAAACACAGAATAACAACCGGCTGTTATAGTTAGCAGCTACTTTATTATACTTAAAAATTTAAAGATGTTAGATTCCTTAGAACATTTAACACCAGCCCAGATTGTTGCGGAGCTGGATAAATATATCATCGGGCAGCAGGACGCCAAACGTAACGTAGCCATTGCGCTTCGTAACCGCTGGCGCCGCATGAACGCCGAAGAAAGTATCAGAAAAGAGATCGTTCCAAATAATATTCTGATGATTGGCGCGACCGGAGTTGGTAAAACAGAAATTGCCCGTCGGCTTGCCAAAATTGCAGATGCCCCTTTTACAAAAGTAGAAGCGTCTAAGTTTACCGAAGTAGGATACGTTGGCCGCGATGTGGAAAGCATGGTGCGCGACCTGGTAGAGCAGTCGGTGAACATGGTGAAAACCAAAAAGAAAGAAGAAGTAAAGCAACGCGCTGCCGAAATTGTAGAAGATATTATCCTGGATGCGCTTATTCCACCCATTCAGGGCCGCTCTACTACGCCTGTAAGCATGGCCGCCCACCCTGATGCTATTCCGGATAGCGACTATGAACTGAACGAGCGTACCCGCGAGAAATTCAGAGAAAAGATACGCAACGGTGAACTGGAAGACCGCAAGATCGAGATCCGGATTCAGCAGAGCGCTATGCCGGGCATGGGCGTTATGGGGCCGGGCATGGACGAAGCTTCGATGATGAACATTCAGGAGATGATCAGCGGCATGATGCCAAAGAAGACAAAAAAGCGCAAGGTAACTATAGCTGAAGCCCGCAAGATCTTATTGGAAGAAGAAGCATCCAAGCTCATTGACATGGATGAAGTAAAGGAAGAAGCGATCTTTAAAGCGGAGAACTCCGGTGTTATTTTTATAGATGAGATAGATAAAGTTGCCAGCTCGAGCAAAAAAGGTAGCGGACCGGATGTAAGCCGCGAAGGTGTGCAACGCGACCTGCTGCCTATAGTGGAAGGCTCAACAGTAAATACCAAGTATGGTGTTATCAACACCGACCATATCCTGTTTATAGCCGCCGGTGCGTTCCACGTGGCCAAGCCATCAGATTTGATACCTGAATTACAGGGCCGTTTCCCGATTCGTGTGGAATTGCAGAGCCTGACAAAAGACGATTTCTACCAGATTCTGAAATTTCCGAAGAACGCGCTTACCAAGCAGTATGAAGCCTTGCTGGCCTCCGAAAATGTATCGCTTAGCTTTAACGACGAAGCACTGGACGAAATAGCATCTATGGCTTATGAAGTAAATGCCGAAGTTGAGAATATTGGTGCACGTCGTTTGCAAACTATCATGAGCCGCTTATTGAACGATATCCTGTTCGATGTGCCGGATAAGATCGGTGCCAACGCCCAGATCCTAGTAAACCGCGAAATGGTGCGCGAAAAACTGGCAGGCATGGTGAAAAACCGTGACCTGAGCGAGTTTATACTATAGTTTTGGAGTTAGAGAGTTTAGGAGTTAAAGAGTTAGAGAATTAGAAACTATAGCTAGCCAAACTGGCGCCGGCATCCAGCCGGTGACGAATAGTGGGTGCGAGTCTCCAGACTCGCTGAGGTTGCAACTATAGTTTACAGGCCGGCAGTTTTGCAGAAGCAGAGCTGCCGGCTTTTGTTTTTAGTGTGGATTCTTGTTAGATTGATTCATAACACTTCACGAGCGTATGACATCCAATGTAATATTTGATAAACTAAAATGTGAGTTTCAAAAGCCAACCCCATTCTTAATACTCAGCGTTGTCGGAGCAATTTTTCTTATCTATATATTCTTTTCTCTATTACCAGATCAAACGGCGGGCTTAGGAGCAGCTTACGCTCTCATGTTAACTCTGGGGCTTGTAGTTGCTCTATTTATTGATAGGATTATAGTAAGGAAGTTTAAACTGTTTATCGTTGTAATAACCGAGTTAGCTTTGATATCTCTTGTTTGGTTCTTTTTATCTTGGTCAAATAAAACAGCAACTCTAATTGTAAAAACAAATCAGAATCATTTCATAGTAGTTTTTATGGAAGGTGGGGCAAACTTAGATAGTTTTAGCTATACAAACATCTTTAAAAAAGAACTGCTTATAGAAAATGAATCATGTATAGTTTTAGATAAGTCACTTGTGTACCTAGATGAATTGGAAGTAAAGCCACATGCATGGAGAAACTATTCTATGAAGTCAGAAAATATCTATATAAATGGCTCCCGTCGAATAGTTAATATATACTGGACAGGTAACAGAG
This genomic interval carries:
- a CDS encoding LysM peptidoglycan-binding domain-containing protein; protein product: MKAFVAVILTSAFFLFAFTLATANPAARLQTITKNAVAVQSDSVYMVQQGDTYYSLSRRFQVPLDSLQKWNNNQLQIGQTLYLKNPAKSKTIVSAKPAATPKPAAKPASKQTIAAPATSAVSTSASASPKPTTAASKTKQRVLVVPFDPHLYFSDADEEIARESKIPRQDVRYAFRNRLNAMLAPDGYETIHLLGGVYRDSVSELSRLYKSLSYSYQDNKKSRYNTQPEVEEQKGGVLNWVNNQKEKLGAEKETGPMPASKDPNKHFGVKVKDPQFYSYFNNQYGIDYYVFINQFEVKTNYEHCLDRAALNYERDFLVHYSIYNNKGELVSGNKVKVPYHSSMNDVQRIVSDNMPNMAQRVLADLPPSHR
- a CDS encoding DUF6702 family protein, yielding MNYKFLLIAIVCLLASTVTMAHDYHASITDIKFNPRTQSLQIAVKVFTDDLETALSKRSKTKVSYDPASETIKQQLASYMAANMKFELAKGKPLKQHFVGSEEDADVVWVYFEVPVQQATLSQLYIQNAVLTELFDDQMNIVNLDYKGNMHSMLFQKSETGKKLTF
- a CDS encoding DUF4184 family protein: MPFTAAHPALILPLLRLKSRWFSTTGLIVGSIAPDFAYFLPYRSYGTLSHSLKGLFIFNLPMAIVLAVVFHVLVREQAITNLPEYLRERASAVKPVKIGRYLLRNGHIFAISVLIGSFTHLFWDSFTHSNEYFVRNYSFLLTPVSLGFIELPLSRVIQHTSTFVGLAAIGWYLSTLPTIAVKRSNWFSWLPYWVFIGFIGAVFMLLALPPRLGLSDLEKLVIPFLTGNLFAVILLGVLYEVNSFFRSSRH
- a CDS encoding OmpA family protein; the encoded protein is MNRSYLLVLFFILVPVICLAQEYKHIPLDNEPGIKVHKKAPKQEVQITFPNLNKIPYYHDEKKLSAIQKLEKKRRYNEVLPLLEAYVNNFGIENFYKDTPLIWRLGQLLEKQGQADKAKALYRLVLKHHRSDVRRVYSYYDSLEQNTKDYYVPLNYYYELVEYRKSVASFQPPKGVYLNMGNAINSPFEDYGPTINSEDEVLIFTSQRNTQGINGRANEDLFYSRQENGYWEAAQSFGKPINSIYNEGSACLSRDGNTLYFARCESPDGFGNCDIYVATKQADGTWGNIKNLGAGVNSSSWDSQPTLTASEDTIYFASDRLGGFGLSDIYYTYKNKKGEWQKAENAGPVINTRESEVSPFFHPLYQVLYFSSRGQLYNFGDFDIYKTYRVGGQWQEPRNIGPLVNGRGSEYYFAIDSKSKNLYYARSEASDLHNLDLFSFPLPMEAHPLAVTKIEGTLLDSVSNKPLSGIISVIDLENGIEISSKYIRPDGTFEFDLIDNTKYMMLIQSPDFFTIEREISLQQDTVFQIMTTLIDYSVPMVFRNIEFDQAQSDIKEEMKPILDEVALFLIDHPTFKLEISGHTDAAGNPEFNLALSQDRADAIRKYIEEQGNIGHGRIESFGFGSTKPLREEKTEDDRRINRRVEFKVIKPEKLDRNGR
- the lon gene encoding endopeptidase La is translated as MKYTLNNFLHNLLLSSTSENENEELIPIITTDPEEEIPAEELPTELPILAVRNTVLFPGVVLPITVSRKKSVRLVRKAYKGDKTIGVVAQKNTNADDPSPEDLFNVGTVARILKVLVLPDGNTTIIIQGHSRFQIDEIIQEDPYLTARVSYCKETNLNKKNKEVKALVQSLKDAAAKILKLNPEIPQEAQVALDNIDSPSFLTHFLSSNLNVEVAQKQQLLEVNDGTERGTQLLQLMLREVQLLELKQEIHTKVHTDIDQQQRDYFLRQQIKVLQDELGQESPDQEIERFRDRAAKKKWPEAVAKHFKKEIDKLARLNPQAAEYPVAVNYIEFLLDLPWEDYTKDNFNLKRTKKILDADHYGLEKVKERILEYLAVLKLKNDMKAPILCLYGPPGVGKTSLGRSIATALGRKYVRMSLGGVRDEAEIRGHRRTYVGAMPGKIISQIKKVGSGNPVIILDEIDKLASDFRGDPSSALLEVLDPEQNHTFMDNYLDVEYDLSKVLFIATANSLDTIQPALRDRMEIIELTGYTMEEKLEIARRHLVPKQIKDHGLEEADVKLPKATLQKLIEDYTRESGVRSLERKIGQLVRNTAKLKAMEEKYNTTIKPEDVVKIMGSEIFDKEIYQDFSTAGVVTGLAWTSVGGDILFVESILSKGKGKLTLSGQLGDVMKESAVTALSHLKAHYQLLDIDYRVFDQYDLHIHFPEGAVPKDGPSAGIAIFTSIASVYTQRKVRSKLAMTGEITLRGKVLPVGGIKEKILAAKRAGITDVILCQKNRKDINEIPEQYIKGLTIHYVDRVEEVMKIALLKEKVKHPLDLTVTEDKKVEVE
- the porQ gene encoding type IX secretion system protein PorQ, with product MRSQAALLLCLLLSFPLAAQVGGQRGFTHLELPASAKQAALGTINVSAFGHDVNMVAANPALLNAEMDRQLSLSYVGYLADIKQSTIAYAFNHEKLGRWAATINYLNYGDFVQRDATGMEEGNFTINDYTLSLTHARQAEAFTIGATAKFAVSSMAGNKAVGLLADVGGLFKHPERDLTVGLAFKNIGYQVKPFDDGERQAMPFDAQLGASYKPEHMPVRLSVTAHHLYQFDVVYLDPNTKGRLDANGNEIKEEKTTGDKIARHFVVGTEFIFSKNFQLRAGYNHLRRKELRLQNKAGSAGFSLGAMLRVRAFELNYSSAFYHPSGAGHYVTISTDTGTLLKRKNTE
- the hslU gene encoding ATP-dependent protease ATPase subunit HslU; protein product: MLDSLEHLTPAQIVAELDKYIIGQQDAKRNVAIALRNRWRRMNAEESIRKEIVPNNILMIGATGVGKTEIARRLAKIADAPFTKVEASKFTEVGYVGRDVESMVRDLVEQSVNMVKTKKKEEVKQRAAEIVEDIILDALIPPIQGRSTTPVSMAAHPDAIPDSDYELNERTREKFREKIRNGELEDRKIEIRIQQSAMPGMGVMGPGMDEASMMNIQEMISGMMPKKTKKRKVTIAEARKILLEEEASKLIDMDEVKEEAIFKAENSGVIFIDEIDKVASSSKKGSGPDVSREGVQRDLLPIVEGSTVNTKYGVINTDHILFIAAGAFHVAKPSDLIPELQGRFPIRVELQSLTKDDFYQILKFPKNALTKQYEALLASENVSLSFNDEALDEIASMAYEVNAEVENIGARRLQTIMSRLLNDILFDVPDKIGANAQILVNREMVREKLAGMVKNRDLSEFIL